Proteins encoded within one genomic window of Cydia pomonella isolate Wapato2018A chromosome 12, ilCydPomo1, whole genome shotgun sequence:
- the LOC133523213 gene encoding uncharacterized protein LOC133523213: MPNVTDDSVIEHWKYDRESRRKILHEKLSKALAEEDAKREKPCTPANWSLENFIERYLSETHHQSLYRPPDNRTIENLIENNDQALFRSYVFEDYFKKYDINEDKKLEKNVIKTPEDWTFTDFIEKYEATTVWEQINQEALIVGRNDTHDKKFFSLSKGLDSTDELLGLEVPLSGRRWWNNQWPQPQVPYDNALKQGDLQTVIYMMRQAIYFARNRMKAMQQLREEYRTTALYKMGYLFAKTDYACKIFSSLAFKAFRDCSMTKMKIFGFDRVFKNYMDQAYNIERLIVKWFDVDIVKDLLTSNDLIARRILLKDKNLTSPEMVVQAFDEMFID, translated from the coding sequence ATGCCCAATGTCACTGATGACTCAGTTATTGAGCACTGGAAATATGACCGTGAAAGCCGTCGAAAAATTCTTCATGAAAAACTTTCCAAAGCCTTGGCTGAAGAGGATGCTAAGCGTGAAAAACCATGTACACCGGCCAACTGGTCTCTGGAAAATTTTATAGAAAGATATTTGTCCGAAACACACCATCAGTCTCTGTACAGGCCACCCGATAACAGGACTATCGAGAACCTAATAGAAAATAATGATCAGGCGCTCTTCCGTTCCTACGTCTTTGAagattatttcaaaaaatatgacaTAAATGAAGAtaagaaacttgaaaaaaacgTCATTAAAACTCCAGAAGATTGGACGTTTACAGACTTCATAGAAAAGTATGAAGCAACGACGGTATGGGAACAGATCAATCAAGAAGCGCTGATCGTTGGACGCAACGATACACATGATAAAAAATTCTTCTCATTATCGAAAGGTTTGGACTCGACGGACGAGCTGCTAGGTCTCGAAGTTCCGCTTAGCGGTCGCCGGTGGTGGAATAATCAGTGGCCACAACCGCAGGTTCCGTACGACAACGCACTGAAGCAAGGCGACCTTCAAACAGTCATTTACATGATGAGACAAGCCATTTACTTCGCTAGGAATAGAATGAAGGCCATGCAACAACTAAGAGAGGAATATAGGACGACAGCGTTGTACAAGATGGGATACCTTTTTGCGAAAACTGATTACGCGTGTAAAATTTTCTCTTCTCTTGCATTCAAAGCATTCAGAGATTGCTCGATGacgaaaatgaaaatattcgGTTTTGATCGTGTATTCAAAAACTATATGGATCAAGCGTACAATATTGAGCGGTTGATAGTAAAGTGGTTTGATGTGGATATAGTTAAAGACTTACTGACATCTAACGATCTGATAGCTCGGAGAATTCTGCTAAAAGACAAGAATCTAACTTCTCCTGAGATGGTTGTTCAGGCTTTTGACGAAATGTTTATCGACTGA
- the LOC133523236 gene encoding uncharacterized protein LOC133523236: MLLLILSISVHLASARFLVSYPVLKVMYGNIGVLDDLKVPPPSRRADMEDDITYGGHEEMPDFHDFLYEIEDLQHWNSILNSTRTTHDLDIKDLDDASKMLTNIKENLQEAAKKQFETRRQNEELKLPHEVDQMWKDPVKLREWYYMKLCLTYLIHIRFQVDTAIRQKMATNAYPSYRIGYLFNRLMKIKTQMYRLLGEWDTLTNQKLTQNRPNWRTKKHNLLMLLQMYERMLQLDVDAKDTVEMVKIQFHGREQYQTEYDVPNTKPLYK; the protein is encoded by the exons atgttacttttaatactttcaatttcag TTCACCTGGCCTCCGCCCGTTTTCTCGTAAGCTACCCTGTACTGAAGGTCATGTACGGTAATATTGGCGTGCTGGACGACCTAAAGGTGCCTCCGCCGTCGCGGCGAGCCGACATGGAGGACGACATCACATACGGAGGGCATGAGGAGATGCCGGACTTCCACGACTTTCTGTATGAGATCGAAGACTTACAGCATTGGA ACTCGATACTAAACAGCACCAGAACCACACACGACCTCGACATAAAAGACCTGGACGACGCCTCAAAAATGCTCACCAACATAAAGGAAAACCTACAAGAGGCCGCCAAAAAACAGTTCGAAACCAGGAGGCAGAACGAGGAGCTGAAACTGCCCCATGAGGTTGACCAGATGTGGAAAGATCCGGTGAAGTTGCGGGAGTGGTATTATATGAAGCTGTGCCTGACGTATCTGATACATATTCGGTTCCAGGTGGACACGGCGATACGGCAGAAAAT GGCTACTAACGCCTACCCGAGCTACCGCATCGGCTACCTGTTCAACCGGTTGATGAAGATCAAGACCCAGATGTACCGGCTGTTAGGAGAGTGGGACACGTTGAC CAACCAGAAACTGACACAAAACCGTCCAAACTGGCGCACAAAGAAGCACAACTTGCTAATGCTGCTGCAGATGTACGAGAGGATGCTGCAGCTGGATGTGGACGCCAAGGATACAGTGGAGATGGTCAAGATCCAGTTCCACGGCCGGGAGCAGTACCAGACGGAATATGACGTGCCTAATACCAAACCTCTCTACAAATAG
- the LOC133523234 gene encoding uncharacterized protein LOC133523234, which translates to MRRLVYLGSVVVAAWLYASAALRPPGKMLPNADRMEEIIHLGLFPDKPRNVTFLEYFRSFTDVNENLTKVLERLEFNVLDSENLENVIKLAEEARRLKELKMAAVLDAGRMKGDTDARRQISEHHIPVFNYKNHPYAWNADGRRKIVQLMQHVVYSTRYEINKLHRLRKRYRNSTVFQIGIRFGNQLELKALAGALYSTMEKMPLNVSMLWYVFHYHKLLNIAYDVASNTEFMYLLNNRLKDGYTHWNYVKGEDGAASLPADSAEATTVDPENLYKKKKRK; encoded by the exons ATGCGTAGACTTGTGTATTTGGGTTCAGTGGTGGTGGCTGCCT GGCTGTACGCCTCCGCAGCGCTCCGACCACCTGGCAAGATGCTCCCAAACGCAGATCGGATGGAGGAGATCATACACCTCGGACTATTCCCGGACAAACCCAGGAACGTGACCTTCTTGGAGTACTTTCGTAGCTTTACAG ATGTCAACGAAAACCTGACAAAAGTACTCGAAAGGCTGGAATTCAACGTCCTGGACTCTGAAAACCTGGAGAACGTCATCAAGCTCGCAGAGGAGGCCAGGAGGCTTAAAGAGTTGAAGATGGCTGCCGTTTTGGACGCTGGGAGAATGAAAGGAGACACGGACGCTAGGCGGCAGATATCAGAACATCATATACCTGTATTCAACTATAAGAACCATCCC TATGCTTGGAATGCAGATGGCAGACGGAAGATAGTCCAATTAATGCAGCACGTGGTGTATTCCACGAGATACGAGATCAATAAGCTACACAGACTGAGAAAAAG GTACAGAAATAGTACCGTGTTCCAAATCGGGATCAGATTTGGCAACCAGCTGGAGCTCAAGGCTCTCGCGGGGGCGCTCTACAGCACGATGGAGAAGATGCCTCTCAACGTTTCCATGCTGTG GTACGTGTTCCACTACCACAAGCTGCTGAACATAGCGTATGACGTCGCCAGTAACACGGAGTTCATGTATCTACTGAACAACCGCCTCAAGGACGGCTACACGCACTGGAACTACGTCAAGGGAGAG GACGGAGCGGCCAGCTTACCTGCGGACTCCGCCGAGGCTACCACTGTGGATCCCGAGAATCTTTACAAGAAAAAGAAGAGAAAGTAA